CAGCAGTACTTTATTCCAAGATGTTGAAAGTTTTTCTGGAAATTGTGATCTTTATACTCTATTACATGACGGTATGATGAAAAGGTCTGAAGACAAAATGAGTTGTTTCTATTGCTCCCAGAGACTTTTGGCCCCCACTTAGCCCCTCACTCCTTCTCTATTACTCAAGTAGTGACATCTACAGGTGGCTGATAGAAACAACGGAGCAGAAGACAAGCTGAGGTTACGATGGTTCTGTTCCCTGGAGTTGGGCTCTATTTCACTCTCATATTAAGGAATTCTCTGTGGATCTTTCTAAAATTCTGTTGCTCTCTTTAGAAGTCACAAGCCAGGAAGAAAATCCCAGGTGCTGCTGGAGAGAGCCTTCAGGGAGGGTCCTGAgggagagcaagaccctgccgcCCCAAGTTGCAGGAAGGAACAGCATGGAACCAAGCCACACCCAGCTACGGGCCATGCACATGGGGGCCAAGGCTGagggctctgcctacagggtctGGGTCAAATGCCATGCTCTTGGGCAGAAAGGGTGTCCATTCCCCAGGTGTTACCATTCCACCTCTCCTTAGGACCCTACAACAGCTATAGACTAGAACCAGGGCCTGTTAAACATATTTATCTTCTTGGAAACTCTTGGCTTGGACTTTCctcattttaggaaaaataatgtCAGTGACAAAAATCCCCAAAATGCAGAGATGAGGAGGCATTTCTATGAGAGAAGTGAAatcttttaagaaagaaaaaaggattcaGGGCTAATTTGGGTATTTGTTGTTTGGACTgctgttgattttcttttctcttttttttccctgagatggagttttgctcttgttacccaggctggagtgcaatggtacaatcttggctcacttcaatctccacctcctgtattcaagcgattctcctgcctcagcctcccgagtagctgggattacagatgcccgccaccatccccagctaatttttgtatttttagtagagacaaggcttcactatgttgcccaggctggtcttgaactcctgacctcaggtgatccacccacctcaacctcccaaagtgctgggattacaggcatgagccactgagccctgcctgttgattttcatatttcatttttacacaATTCCTACAAGTTACTGAATCAGAGTTTTAAAGCTAGAAAGGTCCTTAGAGATCCTATTTTCcaatcttttttgtttaaaaatgaggaaactgaggccaagaaatTTGCCCAATAGCATGCTCCCTGGAGCATAGCAGGGTAAGCTCCTCAGCCCCCTGCTCTTTAGCCCAGCCAGTTCCCATTCTCTTAcatcacttttcttcttttacctccTTATGTGTACATTCATTTATGTTAATTCTAAAAGCAGCTTTTTTTTAACTCCTTGAAGGATAGTTTCCTAGAATTAACAGCTTATCCACAAATAAGAACCAACTCAAACTTGAAATAAGAAACTCTTGATCATAAGCACACATACGCATTTGTCCCAAAGAGTTCTGGAAATTACCATGCCCTCTGACACAGATTTGCACACCAAGTCTCAGGAGTATTTAAGGTGTGATCCTTTAACTGTGACATACACTTGTTCCAAGTGGGAGTGGGGGGATCAGGAGATACCAATCTGGATGATAGTAATTGCCACTTTTGAAGTATAAACATGAATTTTCTATTTGATACAGCAGACCTGAAAATTAGGGGAAAGGTTCGTTTTACAATATGCTGTCCTCTGGCATGTTAGTGAAATTGTAAACATGAACTAGAATGTTTAGGCCTCTGAacatctctgctttcttttctctgtgcagCAATAAGGTTAGATGAAATACGAGTGTTTGGTTATACTGCCTGGTCTCTCCTGGATGGCTTTGAATGGCAGGATGCTTACACCATCCGCCGAGGATTATTTTATGTGGATTTTAACAGTAAACAGAAAGAGCGGAAACCTAAGTCTTCGGCACACTACTACAAACAGATCATACGAGAaaatggtttttctttaaaagagtCCACGCCAGATGTGCAGGGCCAGTTTCCCTGTGACTTCTCCTGGGGTGTCACTGAATCTGTTCTTAAGGTAAGTGGTTACTTCCAAATTAACCATAAACTGGGAAAAACAGCACACACTATTTCATTTACTCAATGACAGCTAAGAGGTAGCTGTCAGACAATATCAAATACCACAATTGTATGGAGGTTATGAAGGAGAGCtagggaaagagaagggagaaaaagaaggaaataaatgctgAGAGCCTTTCATGGGCCAGAACTCATAATTGGTGATGGAGATGGAGAGGTGAAGAGGCTGCCCTCAAGGAGCATACAGTCTAGAGGGAACTTACTGTCATTTCTGTGTCAGGTTTTTGTTATAATAGTAATGTCAAAATGATAGGAAATTTGTCTTCAGATTTTTGTTTTGCCAAAAGCAAATTATTAGCAGCACCTTGTTTAACTGATTCTTGCTGTTTCACAGAGTTGGGTAATTTGCCTTCTGAGGTCTCTATATCCCAGTGGAGCCTCCTCACACATCTCATTCCTCACCCCCTTAAGCTGTCCTCAAAAGTCACCTTCTCCATAAGGCTTCCCTCCACTCCAAAAACCATCCTCCTAtcacttctcttcctcttttcctgcttTTCTATGGCGTACTTGCCACCACCTGACATACTATGTGCTTTCCACATTTTCCATACTTATCACCTGTCTTCCCCTACTAGAATGCAAGCTGCATAAGAGCAAAAATGTCTGAGGCTTTGATGCCTGCTATATGCCTCACTAGGGCAGTGCTGGGCACATGGCAGGTGCTTATCTTTTAGAACCAGGTGAATGAATGAGCTCACCTtttagttgttattattattgttattttaactaTGCTACCTGGAAATCAAGAAATCACCTTTTAGAGCCAGGTGagaccttgcccaggctggagtgcagcggtgcgattttggctcactgtaacctctgcctccccagttcaaacgattctcctgcctcagcctcccaagtagctgggattacaggcacctgccaccaagcctggcaaatttttctttttttttttggagacggagtttcattcttgttgctcgtcacccaggctggagtgcaatggtgcgatcttggctcactgcaaccttcacctcctgggttcaagcaattgtcctgtctcagcctctcaagtagctgggactacaggcatgtgccaccactcccggctaatttttgtatcattagtagagacggggtttcaccatgttggccaaactggcttcgaaatcctgacctcaggttatccacccaccccggcctcccaaagtgctgggattataggcatgagccaacacgcccagccaaatttttgtatttttagtagaaacagggttttaccaagttggccaggctggtcttgagctcctgacctcaggtgatcgacccgcctcggcctcccaaagtgctgggattacaggtgtgagccaccgtgcccagctttttgttttgttttcttttcttcttttcttttttctcttctcttcttttcttttcttttttgagacagagtcttactgtgttgcccaggctggtgtgcagtgagtgatctcagctcactgcaacctctgcctcctggattcaagcaattctcctgcctcagcctcccaagtagctgggattacaggtgcccgccaccacgcccagctaatttttgtatttttagtagagatggggtttcactatgttgaccaggctggtcttgaacatcttgacctcaagtgatctgcctgcctcagtctcccaaagtgctgggattacaggtgtgagccaccatgcccagacatgCCTGTATTCTATTAATAGAAGCATATGGAAAGACAAGATGTACAAGGATTGAGACCAGACAAAAGGGTTCAAACCATGAATTAGCAAAGTTCTCAGGTTATGAATCTCAACCCCTGTggatatttacttatatttatatagttatttatttttgagacagagttttgctttgttgcctggcttactgcaacctccgcctcccgcgttcatgcaattctcctgtctcagcctcctgagtagctgggattacaggcgcctgccaccctgcccagctgattttttgtattttagtagggacagggcttcaccatgttgcccaggctggtctcaaactcctgagcttaggcaatctgcctgtctcggcctcccaaagtgctaggattacaggtgttagccatcgtgcccagctgtgaatatttatttgaaatagagtctcactctgtcttccaggctggagtgcagtgtcgtgatctcagctcactgcagtctgcctcctgaattcaagcgattctcctgcctctgcctccaaagtagctgggattacaggtgcctgtcaccatgcccagctaatttttgtatttttagtagagatggggtttcactatgttggccagactggtctcgaactcttggcctcaagcaatctgtctgccttagactcccaaagtgctgggattacagtcgtgaggcactgcacccagctcccTGTGGATATTTAAACAAGACTTTAGCAAGAGCTCAGGGTGATTAAAGGGGGAAAGGTATAGAGAGCAGAATAAACAGTGTCTCATCTTCAGCTTGTGTCCCCTCCAGAGCCAGTTCCTACCTCTTCCTTCAcatggcagaggcaggagagttCAATACTATTCATATTCAAATTTTGCTAAGTGCTCCAAAAATGTCTTTTTCCCTATCACTTTAATTgggtttatatatttcaaaattccaGACCTAGCAAAGATCCCAGGAGATATAAGAGTTTCTTTGCCTGCCTGTATGGGAGACCCAACCTACAAGATCCTGCTTCAGCTAAAACCCACCTGTTCCTCAGACACTGTGAATGTCTGCCCCTTCTACATTTCAGAGCAAGAattgatcatgaggtcaggaaaagCAGTTCTGTGATCTGTCAGGTCTGGGTTTCATACTCATCTCTGGAGCCCAGCAAAGAGCCAGATTCACTTGAACCACTTGGATTAAGAATGAGGATAAGGCTGATCTGAGTGCGGTGGTGTTTACAACTTATTGGttacaaccagttacagatttctgTTCCTTCTCTACTCCTACTGCTTCATTTGGCTAGcccaaacataaataaataaataaataaataaataaataaataaataaagatgaatgGTTTGCCAAGAAAAATTACGGTGCTTTTTGAAAAATCAGCCAATAAATATATGGATAGACACTATGTACACAGAAAACTAGATGTCCTCTATAGGGAGACtgataaaattaaagtaatacTTGAAAAATATTACTAAGCCAGACCGGGCATGGTGActaactcctgtaatcccagcactttgggaggccaaggtgggaggatcacttgagctcaggagtttgagaccagcctggccattatggcaaaaccttgtctctacaaaaaaaactgggtgtggtggcgtgggcctgtaattccatctataattccatctactcaggaggctgaggcaggagaatcgcttgagcccgggaggaaggttgcagtgagctgtgatcgtgccacagcactccagcctgggcaacagagcaagaccctgtctcaaaaaaaaaaaaaaattactaagccTAACTTTGCACATTTCTATCTTATTTTCCCTAGCCTCTTAGCATTCTTTTCtcctctaacattttattttcaaatttcaaacatacaataGAAATGCATATTCCCTTCATCAAGACTGACTGACTGTTAACATGCTGCCATATTTGTTTCAACTCTGCCTCtctccccccccttttttttttttgagacagagccttgcgctatcacccaagctggagtgcaatggcgcgatcccagcttactgcaacctctgcctcccgggttcaagagattcccctgcctcagccttccaagtagctgggattacaggtgccccccaccatgcccagctaattttttgtatttttagtagagacgggtttcactattttggccaggctgctcttgaactcctgacctcgtgatccacccacctcggcctcccaaagtgctgggattacaggcgtgagtcactgcacccggcccctgccTCTCTGTTTTATAAACTTTTGATAAATTGCGGACATCATTACACTCCACCCCAAAATATCTCAGCATATATCTCCTAAGAACAGGACATTCTTATTATGATTCCCAGGAAATTTAACACTGATTCAACGCTATCTAAAATACAATccatattcaatttttttaatgttccaaaaatgtcctttatagattaaaaaaatctttgattaAGAATGCAAGCAAAGATCAAACGTTGGTTGTCATGTATTGTTAGCTTCCTTTAATTCAGGACAATCACCTCATGGCATTGACGTGTTTGAAGAGTCCAGGCCAACTGCTTGTAGATTTCTCTGGTTGTTCTTCTGAGTCTAATGACTCAGTTAACCATTTCTGGAAATAATACTACATAGATGATGTGCCTTTGTATCATATCAGGAGGTAAATGATGTCAATTTGTTTCATTACTGAAGATATTACTGTGGTTGAAGTAGTATTACCAGATTTCTTGGTTAAGGTGGCATTTGTGGCTAGGCATACttgttcactcctgtaatcccagcactttgagaggccgatgtgggtagatcacttgagcccaggtggtcgaggATGCAGTCtagtgtgggcgacagagcaagaccctgtccctcctccctactccccccaaaaaaaagaaaaaagaaaaaaaaggtgataTGTGCCATATGgtaacttttccatttttaattaagaaGTAATCTGATGCTGGCCAGgctcaatggctcacacctgtaatcctagcactttgggaggccgaggcgggcgtatcacttgaggtcaggacctGTCTGGCctgtcaggaccagcctggccaacgtggcaaaatcctgtctctacaaaaaaaaaaaaaaaaaaaattagccaggcagggtggcatgggcttgtaatcccagctacttgggaggcggaggcagaagaatcacttgaacctcagagacggaggctgcagtgagccaagatcgcaccattgcactccagcctgggcaacagagtgagactttgtctaaaaaaagaaaaaagaagaaatctgatgTTGATACTTGGGACTCTATGAATATCCTATTCCTCAACAACATTTCACTCCATGGTTTTAACATTCTTTCATGAaccgggccgggcacagtggctcacctgtaatcccagcactttgggaggccgaggtgggtggatcacttgaggtcaggagttcaagaccagcctggccgacatggtgaagccccgtctctaataaaaatacaaaaactagccaggcatggtggctggcatctgtaatcccagctactcaggaggctgaggcaggagaatcgcttgaacccggggggcggaggtttcagtgagccaagatcgcgccattgcactccagcctgggcgacaagaacaaaactccgtctcaaataaacaaacaaacaaacaaacaaaacattcttTCATGAACCTTGCCTTAATCATTACTTTGTAGATTGCAAAATGGTAAATTTCTAATCGGATTATTCCCTCTACATTTATTAGCTGGATTCTCTTAAAATTGATGTTTTATAATTCATTATTGTCACTATGATATTGTTCCTTTTGATGCTCAAGTTGTTTCAAATTTAGTCAATGGGACCCCCTCAAGCTGTTTCTGTCTTTTCCACATTTCCCTTTCAGTTTTTAAGCACTTCCTTATTTTCTGGCACAAGATGCCCACCTTCATCTCATTCTTCTCCTGGAAaaagccatttctccaaggagtaCAAGGTCCTTTTGGTGGGGAATAGGATTTTAGAAACAAGCTCTGGGAGCTGGGGTTGGGATTGGGATGCATCATCTTTAACTAGAAAATTAACCTCTTAGCAGACTAATCATACGCACTTGCTGAGATTAATGCTTTCTGAAGGTTTTTAACGtaagacatttttatttgatCTTGCCTTGCCCCATAGCAAGACTGCCTTTTATAAACATCCTTTCAATACCATGATGTTCTGAGTCTTCAAAACACTAAAACTGGCCATCTAGGCTAGGAGGATTTTACTCAAATAATGAATTATATACAGATTTAACTTCATGCTCACATGATCAATGTTCTCTTAGTTTAATGTTCTAGATAACTGGTTGGCAGATGGCAAATGGGCAGTGATATGGTTTTGTAATTAAACTATGAAAGATGACACACGAAAAAACAATTAGAGGGAAAATATTTACCAAAGGTTAATTATAGTTTTTTCCTGGTGTATTTAAATTCTGTCATGAGGGGAAAAAGAAGTACTTTAAAACAAGTACTTAACTTTTACTTTCCCTTATTAATCTTGAATTTGGGAATGTTTTTCTTAAGGGCTTTGTTTTAGTTTGGACTCAAGGGCCTAGCAGGCAATTATTGCCACTAGGGAAAATGAAACCCAAGTCATGACTACATTGTGTTTGTATAGCGCTTTAGAGTTCCCAGAGCACCTTCCCAGAGTCACTGAGTCCTCACAGCACACCTGTGAGGTGGGTGCGATTACTCCGTCACTATATAGTTGCCAAGCCTGAGTTTCAAAGGGGCAGAACTAGAACAGGAGTCCAGGGCTCTCTCCTTCGTGGAGAgacacagaatgagactctgtcagaTCCAAGTGTCAACCTTGGGAGTTTCTAGGGATAGTCTACTGTCCTTTCCACCCATAACCCAAGTGCCTTGCATAGAAAATGTGTCAGCATTCTGTTGGATGAATAAATGCTATGTTCTCACAGGCACATGGGTCGGGGAGACATGATGGATGCAAATGTGTTATCACttggacttttcttttctttttttttttttttttttgagatggagtttttgctcttgttgccgaggctggagtgcaatggcatgatctcggctcactgcaaccttcgcctcctgcgttcaagcgattctcctgcctcagcctccagagtagctgggattacaagcatgcgcctccacgcctggctaatcttgtattttttttttttttagtagagacggtgtttctccatgttggtcaggctggtctcaaactcccaacttcaggtgatctgcccgcctcagcctcccaaagtgctaggattacaggcacgagccaccgcgcccggccaggatttttaaaatacaagttagAAATTTGCATTCAGCAAAAGCAAGGGGTCATTGCCTACCCCACCGCACCAGCCTTTTTAAGGAATTGTGCCTGGGGTCAACCTCCTCTTCTCAGTGAAATCTCTACAACAGGAATTTCAACTTTGTCTTCAATTTATGGCAGGGTTTAGAATCTCTTTTGTAATTGCTTTTAACTGAGTGTACCAAGCCAATTTCCTGATGCATTTGAACAGAATCACTTCAAACCCCACCATATATAACCTAGGGTTTAAAGTTAAATGAACTGGAAAATGGCTTCCCAATGTTTTCTCAAACAACTTGTTTTCCAAGCCAGGGCCTGGGTGTGGCTCCTTCTCTGCTTTCTGGTCTCCTTGGGAGATTTCAAGGGCTGGAAAAGGCCTGgagtggtggcctgtaatcccagcacttgggaggcagaggtaggcagatcacttgagcctccgTCTGCCAGAGCATGCTTGACCTGAATGAGCTTGTTTTTCACAGCCCGAGTCTGTGGCTTCGTCCCCACAGTTCAGCGATCCTCATCTGTACGTGTGGAACGCCACTGGCAACAGACTGTTGCACCGAGTGGAAGGGGTGAGGCTGAAAACACGACCCGCTCAATGCACAGATTTTGTAAACATCAAAAAACAACTTGAGATGTTGGCAAGAATGAAAGTCACCCACTACCGGTTTGCTCTGGATTGGGCCTCGGTCCTTCCCACTGGCAACCTGTCCGCGGTGAACCGACAGGCCCTGAGGTACTACAGGTGCGTCGTCAGTGAGGGGCTGAAGCTTGGCATCTCCGCGATGGTCACCCTGTATTATCCGACCcacgcccacctaggcctccccgAGCCTCTGTTGCATGCCGACGGGTGGCTGAACCCATCGACGGCCGAGGCCTTCCAGGCCTACGCTGGGCTGTGCTTCCAGGAGCTGGGGGACCTGGTGAAGCTCTGGATCACCATCAACGAGCCTAACCGGCTAAGTGACATCTACAACCGCTCTGGCAACGACACCTACGGGGCGGCGCACAACCTGCTGGTGGCCCACGCCCTGGCCTGGCGCCTCTACGACCGGCAGTTCAGGCCGTCACAGCGCGGGGCCGTGTCGCTGTCGCTGCACGCGGACTGGGCAGAACCCGCCAACCCCTATGCTGACTCGCACTGGAGGGCGGCCGAGCGCTTCCTGCAGTTCGAGATCGCCTGGTTCGCCGAGCCGCTCTTCAAGACCGGGGACTACCCCGCGGCCATGAGGGAATACATCGCCTCCAAGCACCGACGAGGGCTTTCCAGCTCGGCGCTGCCGCGCCTCACCGAGGCCGAGAGGAGGCTGCTCAAGGGCACGGTCGACTTCTGCGCGCTCAACCACTTCACCACTAGGTTCGTGATGCACGAGCAGCTGGCCGGCAGCCGCTACGACTCGGACAGGGACATCCAGTTTCTGCAGGACATCACCCGTCTGAGCTCCCCCACGCGCCTGGCTGTGATTCCCTGGGGGGTGCGCAAGCTGCTGCGGTGGGTCCGGAGGAACTACGGCGACATGGACATTTACATCACCGCCAGTGGCATCGACGACCAGGCTCTGGAAGATGACCGGCTCCGGAAGTACTACCTAGGGAAGTACCTTCAGGAGGTGCTGAAAGGTAAGGGCGGGGCCCCTTCAGACACAGGGCAGAGCGAGATTCCTGTTACCTGACAAGAACAAAGAATGGGAGCAGCAGGCTGGTGCCTGACAGCATCCAATTTGTGGCACCCAAGTCCTGTCAATTGAATTTTGTCCTGAAAACTGGCCTATgggatttttgaaaaaattttaaaatcataaaagtaaCACACACCAATTATAGAAAACTGGGCACGtggagaagtttttaaaaaatcacctgaaATCTCACTCCCCAGGATAAACAGTCACTATTTTGGGTTACTTATTTTCAGCATGCTTGCTaggctttaaaaaaatggttGTGGGTAAACaggtgtataaatttatgggatGCATGAAATGTTTCGATACAAGCGTGCAATGTGAAATAACCACATCACGGTAGCCTAAGCGAGCGAGAGTGAGTGAGTTGGTAAAACCAACTGTGATTCCTGGGCTGCACCAAGAGCACATCTGAGGTTCACAATCTGGCCAAATAGGCAATGTTTTTCTGCTTGTGACCCTTTAAACAAAAGTGACAACCTTCATTGCTCTGCTCCTTAAATTTGCTTTTTCCTCCAAGAGTTTTTGGATTATTTATGGATCAAGTTTCACTACAAATTTTTCAGActtaaattatacatattttcacCTTCTCCTTTACATAGatcataaaagaataaatgtcaaaaaaaaaccctctaataAAAATCACTACCTTTATTATGGGCATAATTTTAGCTTGTTTCAATGAAAACTAAATTCTTCCTCAAAGATACTTCATAGTCCATTTGTGATTAATGttaatttcttatctttttcaGCATACCTGATTGATAAAGTCAGAATCAAAGGCTATTATGCATTCAAACTGGCTGAAGAGAAATCTAAACCCAGATTTGGATTCTTCACATCTGATTTTAAAGCTAAATCCTCAATACAATTTTACAACAAAGTGATCAGCAGCAGGGGCTTCCCTTTTGAGAACAGTAGTTCTAGATGCAGTCAGACCCAAGAAAATACAGAGTGCACTGTCTGCTTATTCCTTGTGCAGAAGAAACCACTGATATTCCTGGGTTGTTGCTTCTTCTCCACTCTGGTTCTACTCTTATCAATTGCCATTTTTCaaaggcagaagagaagaaagtttTGGAAAGCAAAAAACTTACAACACATACCATTAAAGAAAGGCAAGAGAGTTCTTAGCTAAACTGATCTGTCTGCATGATAGACAGTTTAAAAATTCATCCCAGTTCCATATGCTGGTAACTTACAGGAGATATACCTGTATTATAGAAAGACAATCTGAGATACAGCTGTAACCAAGGTGATGACAATTGTCTCTGCTGTGTGGTTCAAAGAACATTCCCTTAGGTGTTGACATCAGTGAACTCAGTTCTTGGATGTAAACATAAAGGCTTCATCCTGACAGTAAGCTATGAGGATTACATGCTACATTGCTTCTTAAAGTTTGATCAACTGTATTCCATCATTCTGCTTTAGCTTTCATCTCTACCAATAGCTACTTGtggtacaataaattatttttaaaaagtaaaactctgGGGCTggacgctgtggctcacacctgtaatctcagcactttgggaggccgaggcggggagatcacctgaggtgaggagttcgagaccagcctggccaacatggtgaaaccatgtctctactaaaaatacaaaaaattagccaggcgtggtgacagtggcacctgtaatcccagctacttgggaggctgaggcagaagtttgaacccaggaaacaggtTACAGTaggccaaaattgcgccactgcactccagcctaggcgacaacagcaagactctgtgtccaaaaaaaaaaaaaaaaaagcaaaagcaaaactttGTTTTGTTAGACTCTACAGCAGAGATTTAACACTCTTCTTTAAACTGGGTAGTCAgtgatagataatatatattctgtCACTTCTAATAAGGTGCTTTCTCCTTTAGGTCAGGGTGGttctaaaatggaaagaaaacacaatAGGGTAAGTAGTGCTTGTCTAAGCCAGTTACAACACAGACTCTTAAAGAGGATCAAGCCCTTCATTTttctaacaacaaaaaatcacCTATAGAATATCTAATTTGTGATCTTTTACtagatctgattttttaaaataatgtaatttccggccaggcacggtggcaccgcctgtaatcccagcactttgggaggccaaggcaggtggatcacctgaggttaggagttcgagactagcctggccaacatggcaaaaccccatctctactaaaaatacaaaagttagccgggcatggtggtgggcacctgtaatcccagctactcaggaggccgaggcaggagaatcgcttgaacccgagaggcagaggttgcaatgagccaagatcgtgccattgcactccagcctgggggacagagcaagactgtctctcaaaataaaaaataataataaaaataaaagtaatttccaAAACCTCATCTCATGGAAAGATCACAGGATGAAGGAAAGCTAGACTCAACTCTGTGAATAGAAGTTGCTATACTGTAAGTAAAGCAACAATTCAGAATACTGAATGagtttaaattgttttatatagCACCCTTTTGGGCTAGGGTTAATTACTAGATCTGACTTGGATAATTTGACATTTTGGGAAATGAACTCTGTTCTTGAGACTTGTT
This DNA window, taken from Pan troglodytes isolate AG18354 chromosome 3, NHGRI_mPanTro3-v2.0_pri, whole genome shotgun sequence, encodes the following:
- the KLB gene encoding beta-klotho, with the translated sequence MKPGCAAGSPGNEWIFFSTDEITIRYRNTMSNGGLQRSVILSALILLRAVTGFSGDGRAIWSKNPNFTPVNESQLFLYDTFPKNFFWGIGTGALQVEGSWKKDGKGPSIWDHFIHTHLKNVSSMNGSSDSYIFLEKDLSALDFIGVSFYQFSISWPRLFPDGIVKVANAKGLHYYNTLLDALVLRNIEPIVTLYHWDLPLALQEKYGGWKNDTIIDIFNDYATYCFQMFGDRVKYWITIHNPYLVAWHGYGTGMHAPGEKGNLAAVYTVGHNLIKAHSKVWHNYNTHFRPHQKGWLSITLGSHWIEPNRSENTMDIFKCQQSMVSVLGWFANPIHGDGDYPEGMRKKLLSVLPIFSEAEKNEMRGTADFFAFSFGPNNFKPLNTMAKMGQNVSLNLREALNWIKLEYNNPRILIAENGWFTDSRVKTEDTTAIYMMKNFLSQVLQAIRLDEIRVFGYTAWSLLDGFEWQDAYTIRRGLFYVDFNSKQKERKPKSSAHYYKQIIRENGFSLKESTPDVQGQFPCDFSWGVTESVLKPESVASSPQFSDPHLYVWNATGNRLLHRVEGVRLKTRPAQCTDFVNIKKQLEMLARMKVTHYRFALDWASVLPTGNLSAVNRQALRYYRCVVSEGLKLGISAMVTLYYPTHAHLGLPEPLLHADGWLNPSTAEAFQAYAGLCFQELGDLVKLWITINEPNRLSDIYNRSGNDTYGAAHNLLVAHALAWRLYDRQFRPSQRGAVSLSLHADWAEPANPYADSHWRAAERFLQFEIAWFAEPLFKTGDYPAAMREYIASKHRRGLSSSALPRLTEAERRLLKGTVDFCALNHFTTRFVMHEQLAGSRYDSDRDIQFLQDITRLSSPTRLAVIPWGVRKLLRWVRRNYGDMDIYITASGIDDQALEDDRLRKYYLGKYLQEVLKAYLIDKVRIKGYYAFKLAEEKSKPRFGFFTSDFKAKSSIQFYNKVISSRGFPFENSSSRCSQTQENTECTVCLFLVQKKPLIFLGCCFFSTLVLLLSIAIFQRQKRRKFWKAKNLQHIPLKKGKRVLS